GGGCGTACGGACAATGATTTTCATTACTTGTTCTCGAGCTTTAACCAGATGGCTGAAGATATTCAACAATTAATTGAAACAGGTTACGAGAATAAAATTAGGCTGCGAGAAGCGACACTTAAGCAGCTACAGTCACAGATTAACCCGCATTTCCTCTATAATTGCTTGTTCTATATTAAGAATATGGCTTCTATGGAAAATAAGGAGGCGGTTGTGGCTATGTCGCTTAACCTTGGGGAATATTTTCGCCACTCAACAAGAGTAGCCAATTCGATGACCACGGTCAAAGATGAGCTTAGCATGATTTCTAATTATCTCGTGATCCAAAACTTACGAATCGAGCGTTTTCATTATGAAATTAATATACCAGATGAGATGCTGTCTCTTGAAATTCCTCGTTTAATCGTGCAGCCGGTTGTCGAGAATGGTTTGATTCATGGGATTGAGAAATTTGCTGGGTTTGGCATCTTGTCGATAGAAGGTACATGCATAGGGGATGAATGCCGAATTATTGTGGAGGAAAATGGTCCTGGAATGACTCTCGAAGCGATGGAGAAGCTGCAGCAACAAGTAGGATTAGCAATGGATGACGATATCGGCTGTGGATTATGGAACGTCAATCAACGACTGATCCATCTGTTTAATAGTGATTCTGGCTTGAAATTTAGTCGCTCTGAATTAGGCGGCCTGCGTGTCGAGATTGTATGGAACCGGGGAAACCCGAGGGAAGAGCAAGGGGAGATACACAATGTTTAATGTATTACTCGTAGATGATGAAGCGAACGTGCTGGAAAGTATGGAGAATCTAGTACCATGGGCTGACCATGGTGTCGGTAAGGTTTTTAAGGCGGCTTCGGGTGCAGAAGCGTTAGCGGTTATGGAAGGAAATATTATCGATATTGTCATCTCGGATATTAATATGCCTGAAATGAGCGGACTTGAGTTAGTTAAGCAAATTAAAGACAGGTGGAAAAGGGCACGCTGCATTCTCCTCACTGGTCATGCTGATTTCGAGTATGCGCGGCAGGCTATATCTCATAATATTGCTGGTTATCTGTTAAAGCCGATTAGCGACGATGAAATAGTGGCCTCTCTGCAAATGGTAACGGAGCAGATCAGATTAGAGGTAAACGAAGAAAATACGTACCAACGTGCGGTGCAGGCATTGCGGGAAAACTTGCCGAGGTTAAGAGGGGAGTTGCTCTTTGGGCTGCTGCAAGGCTCTCGAATGTCACCTGAGAAGCTAGTCCGCAGGATGGAGCTATTAGAGCTTGAGATTAAAGAGAAGGATAGCTTCGCACTTATGCTTATTCGTCTTGAGGAGGAATTAACGGATTACGATTATCAGAGCATGTCGCTACTGGAATACGCGATAGGCAACATGGCTGAAGAAATTTTCGGAGATCGTTTTCAATTATGGACAACGAAGGACCTGCACGATTATATGGTGTTCGTTGTGACTGTGAAGGACGGTAAGAAGCTGGATTCCGATGATTCCTTGCTACAGCGGCTTGCTGCCCAGCTTCAGCAGAGCGTCAAGCATTATCTCAAAAGCAAAATATCTGTGTTGAACAGCCGTTGGGGACATTTTCCGTCGGAGTTGGCTCCCCAGTATCAGAAAGCAGTTTGTGCTTTTCGTAGTCAGATTGGTAGTGAGCGTGAGATGTTCACGAGTATGACGGGCGATGATGCCAGTCAGTCGGAGGTAGGCTCACTTCTTAGATTGTATGAGCTTCCCCTGCTTCACCATCTACTCGAAGCCGGGAATTGGCAAGCGGTAGAGAAGAAGCTCGACTCTGTGTTGGAGGAGCTCGATGAGAAGTGGGTTCGTTCGAAGGAGTATATTGTGACGACGTTCTTCAGCTTGTATTCTTCCTTCGGTCAATTCGCTCACAAGAGCAGAATAGAGCTATCTGAGATTATCGGGAGTGACCTTGTAGGAACGGATGATCTCCTGCCTGCAAGGTCTGTTCAGGCGCTACGAAGGTGGGCTCATCAGACACTGGGTAAGATTAGAGAACATTCTGAACTCGTAACTGCTTCGTCCCGCGATACAACGATTAAGCGCATTCAGGATTTCGTCCAGCAGAACTTAAATGGGGACGTGTCCTTGCAGAAAATTGCTGATGATCTAGGCACGCATCCCGTACACGTTTCCAGGGTGTACAAGCTCGAAAAGGGTGAAAACCTCAGCGAATACATTACTCGTCTTAAGATGGAGAAAGCCGCTCACTTACTGATGGCAAGCACCGATAAGATCTACGAGATATCGCTTGAGCTTGGCTATCTGAACCCGAACTATTTTATTAAGGTGTTTAAGAAATATTACGGACTGACTCCACAGGATTACCGACAGCGCCGATAGAAGAGCGATTAAAAATGAGCTATCTAGGCTAATTATTTGCTCTATTTTCTCATTAAATATGAGCTTACGATAGGAGGGTGGTACTGACAGGGAAGGAAAGGGGGGGGATACAGATGACCACCAGGACGAAGGCTGTTCTGAGCTTGGATATAGGATCTTCTTCATGCAAGGCCGCTCTGATTGATGCTCAAGGAAGGTTTTTGGCTGAAAGTAGTGCGGCTTATCGGATTCACAACGTGAAGGAAGGTTGGTTTAATCAAAATCCTGATGAAATTTGGGAGGGGGCAAGTAAGGCGATTCGTGGTTTATTCGTGGGACAAGCAGGTTCCGACAATAAAGGCCAGATAGCTGTTGCTGCTCTATGCCTCAGCTCGCAAATCGGTTCCTATATGCTGGTCGATCGTGATAATAAGCCATTGACGGATTTTCTTTCATGGATGGACACTCGTGCTGTTGTCGAGTCGGAAGAGATGAAGAAAGCTTTTACCGAAGCTGAGCTTCGCTCCCAATTAGGGATGGATATTCCGGTTGGACCCAATTGGGTCATTCCGAAGCTTCGCTGGTTTAATCGGCATCATCCGGATTTGTTGGAACGGGCGAGCTTGGTTGTGCAGCCTAAAGAATGGGTGATCTGGAATCTGACGGGAAGCTGGATGTCAGACCAAACCAGCGCAAAGGGCTGCGTACACCAGCAAAGCTTAAAGCCAGCCAGCAAACTGCTAGAGTGGGCAGGTGCGGGACCGGATATCGTTCCACCGATTGGTTTACCCCACGATATTGCCGGAACACTGATTCCAGCCGTTGCAGACCGACTTGGTCTTCCGAGCGGTATACCGGTTGTGCTTGGATGGAATGACATGAGTGCGGCTTTGCTTGGGTTAGCGGGGTTACCTGATCGTCTTACCGGCTTTGACATTACCGGTACGTCGGAGCATGTGGGTCTGATAGAGCCTGGTTTGTTCTCTCCAGTTCCGAAATATGTGGAGGGAATGAACTGGGTGCCGCTTGGAGAGACACATCGGGTAATCTATGGTGTTACTTCAACAGGGGGACAGGCATTAAAGTGGTTTGTCGAGCAGATTGATCAATATGGAAAGAACGATATAAACAGCTCTGTAGACTACGATACCATTTTGCGTCAGGCAGGGAGCATTAGTGCTGGTTCGGAGGGGCTGTTGTTTCTGCCTTATCTGAGCGGGGAGAGATCGCCTTGGTGGAACCCAGCGGCCAGAGGCGTGTTTTTTGGGCTGAATCCTTCTCATGATCGGTCGCACATGGCGCGGGCTGTCATGGAAGGGGTTGGCTATGCCTTGTGTACGATGATAGATCGTCTGCCCGTGAAACCGGCCAACATGTTAGTCGCTGGTGGATCAAGCCGTAATCGGCTATGGAATCAAATAAAGGCGAATCAGATCGGGGTACCGTTTAGTCGTCTAGAGACAACAGAAGCAGGATGTCTTGGAGCAGCGATTTTAGCTGCATATGCGCTTGGTTGGTATAGCTCTTTACGTGAGACGGGAAACCAGATGATTCGCATAGCGGAAACCTACGAGCCTGACCGCTCAGTTAGCAGCATATATGAGGAAGGATACGGACGATTCGTAGATTTGTACCATGCACTCGTGCCCGTATTCAGCAGGGAATCATCGAATAGAGACATAGGGGGGAGCTCGCAATGAAAGCAATTATATTCGGTGGTGGTAAAATAGCGCGTGGATTTATCGCCCATCTATTGTATTTAAGCAAGGCTGAAATCGTATTTGTCGATGTGAATGAGCAATTGGTTAGCATGTTGAACAATCGAGATCATTATCGTGTGCACATTATGGGAGCCGATCATAAGAGTGCTGATATTAAAGGCTTCTCGGGGTTGTCTCTTTCTGATGCAGAAGGCATCGCCAAGGTGTGGGAAGAGGCAGATGTTGCATTCACATCAGTCGGCGGGAAAAATCTATCTGCTCTTGCCAAGTCAATGGCGGCAGCGTTCGCGCTTCGTTGCCAAAAGCCGTTTACTAAGCCGTTTCAGATTATTACCTGTGAGAATTGGAAACGTCCTGCCGCGGAGCTGAAGCTTGAGGTTCGCAAGCACTTAACCGACGATCAAATCCAATTGTTCGATCAATGGGTTGGAATAGCTGAGGCTGCTGTCATGCGTTCAGCGGTCGAGCCACCACAAGCGCTTATCGATGCAGACCCATTGTGTGTATGCGTTCAAGATCATTGGGAGCTTCCCGTGGACCTGGATGCGGTGGTCGGAGAACCGCCTGAAATTGAACATGTCCGCTATATTAGCCAATTTGGTGGTTTTCTCGAACGGAAAATTTTCACGAACAATACCGGGAACGCAACGATTTCCTATCTTGGCAATCTCAAAAAACACTTGCTTGTATCTGACGCGGCGAACGATGCAGACATTGAGCAGCTTCTTGATGTTGTGTATGGAGAGACTGGAAAGGCATTAAGCGCAGAATACGGAATTCCGCTGCCGGAACAGATCGAATTCGCCCACAAGGCAAAGAAGAAGTATCAGGATGCGAATATCGTTGATTATGTCGAGAGACACGCCCGTGATCCCATTCGTAAGCTAGGACCGGAGGATAGACTTGTCGGGGCTGCTCGTCTAGCCGAACGGCATGGCATTGAACCGATGGGTATTGCTACAGCTATAGCTGCCGCTCTTTATTACGATCAACCATCCGATCCATTTGCCGTGGTTCTTAAGGAACGACGCGAATCCGAAGGTGTTGTTAATGTGATGACCGATATTTGCGGCATAGCTGAGGATGAGCCTCTTGGCAAGCTCGTTCAGAGCAGAATCGTATGGCTGCAAATGAAAGGATGGATTTCAATATGAGTATGAGTGCTACGAATGATAAAAAAGCCGTTATTATCGGGGCGGGTCAAACTGGTAGGGGATTTACAGCACGTATGGTGGCCTCATCGGATTATCGGATTTCGTTTATCGATACGTCTGAGGAATTAGTAAGCCAATTGAACGAGGATGGGGCTTATACGATTCATTATTACAACAAGGGGCTACCCCCGGTAAGAATCGCGAACGTTTCAGCCTACTTGGCGGGAACGGAAGAAGCTGTGGAAGAAGTGGCAACATCTAGACTGACTTTCACTGCCATCGGAGAGTCTAATTTACCAACATTAGTTGAGCTACTCGTTAAGGCCAGCTTGCTTCGCAAAGGGCTTGGGATCCATGGGCCGCTCAATGTTATCACGTGCGAGAACGGGACTGCTCCCGGCAACGTGCTCAGGAAGGCGCTGAAGGCTGCCAATTCTTCGGTGGAGAGCGATATCATTATTGCTGAATCAGCTATTTTTTGCACGACAGTAAATCTGTCAGAAACAAGACTGGATATTCTTTCGGAAAATTACCCGGAGCTGCCATATGACGGAGAAGTGCTTACAGGTGACCTGGGCATTCCATGTCTAGTGCCGACTGAACGCTTTCCGCTTCTATTACAGCGCAAAATATTTACGTATAACTGTATTAGCGCTTGCGTTACTTATCTGGGTGCATTCAAAGCATATGATATCTACGCCGAAGCGGCTAATGACCCAGATGTGAGCTATTTGCTTGATCGACTGGCAGAGCCGTTAAACCAAGCTCTTAGCGTTAAGCTGGGATTTGATCTAGAAGATCAGCACCAGTTCTCGAAGAGAGCAGTTGCCAAATTCAGCGATTACACCATTGTTGATTACGTAGATAAGAATGCAAGAGACGTTGCCCGTAAGCTGGGACCGACCGATCGTTTAATTGCGCCAGCACAGATGATATTGGAGACAGGTGGAGATCCATCCGTACTTGCGCTCGTCATCGCAGCTGCTCTTCATTATGCTAAACGAGAGAGAGAAGCTTCGACGACTGCTTCTACGTCTACAGAAGAATTCGATTTTGCTGCTGTTCTGATGAAATGGAGTGGACTTTCCTCTGAACATCCGCTTATGCCGAGGGTCACACATTATTATGACGAGCTAGAACAGATCGGACGAGGATCAGGAAAAGACTGGACGAAACTAATAGGGGGTATCTAAAATGGAATTTTATCTGGATACAGCGAATATAGAAGAAATTAAAGAAGCTGGAAATCTGGGCTTTCTGGACGGAGTTACAACTAATCCTAGTATATTGGCTAAAGAAGGAGAAAATCCTGAAAGCCGTATTAAGGAAATTGCTAACTATGTACCAGGTAAAATATGGTGTCAGGTTACGGCCGAAACAGCGGATGAGATGTACGAACAAGCTCGTACGATGAATAGTTGGGTGAAGCATGCAGTAATCAAGCTGCCGATGACTCCGAATGGACTTTCTGCGGCGGCAAGGCTTGTTCAGCAAGGCATCGAGGTGAATATGACACTTGTATATTCTTTGCCTCAAGTGCTTCTGGCTGCTAAAGCAGGTGTAACGTATATCAGTCCGTATGTGGGCAGAATCGATGATTTAGGCTGGGACGGGCAACGTTTCATTCAGGAAGCGCTAGACACGCTTCAAAAGCTCGGTTCAACAACTAAAGTCATTGCCGCGAGCATTCGCAGCCCGCAGGTCGTTGTTGATTTAGCGGTCAGCGGCGTTCATGCAGTGACGATGCAATACGGCGTACTTCAAGCGATGTTCCGCTCACCGATGACTGATATCGGACTAGCCAGCTTTCAAGCAGATTGGAACGGCCTTCAAGCGAAATTAAATGGGTAATTACGGTGCTGAGTAAGAGCGTGAAAATAGGCCGCCTCCGGTTTTATGGAGGGGGCCTATTTTAATGGAATGAAGCGGTTTACTTGCGGTGTTTATTCACACTCTAGTGTTGTAATGCCGACCATACCATTTACTTTGAGTGACGTAGTAAGGGAGAGCGGATTTTTGCCTATTTTGTCCCAGTCCATGTAGGTGTAATAATTGTAAGACCGCGTTCAATCAGGCGAAAGTGATAGTGAGAAAAATACATATGAGGGAGTCAAGCGAATCCAGCAGGAAGAAAAGGGTTCTGAGCAGAAAAAGTATAAGAATATCTACTTAGGCGACCATGTTATTCCAATAAAGAATTGAAGAAAAGTGGTGGGTCAAATCCTACATCTATTTAATGTTTACAACATTCCTGTGGAGTGGTTAACAATCTATGTTGGTAGGAAATTAGGTTATTTACAAACAAAGGAAATAAATGAATATTCAATTCAATCCATATTGGACAATCCTAATCTTAACGACAGAATACTGGATCTTTCGTGGGAGACAGACGAATTGGTTTTAGAAGAAATGTTAAGTGAGGTGGTTGGGGGCTGTAATGAAACATCTGAAGAATGGCAATTGGAGTTGAAAAAATTTAGATATATTCAACTCAAAGAACTAGAAAAAAATGCAATCAGTAAAGAGTTGTTAATTCGAAAAATAGCAGAAATTTATGCGGATTTCGGATATCCACAAGAAATGGAAAAGTTCATTTATTATATGCCAGCTACAGATGGCTTTAATCCACAAGCTCATTCGAGCGAGGAAAACTTAGATAGATTGTTAGAGTTTTTTAAAGAGTTTCTTTTAGAAGAGGCTTCTGAGATAACAATTTAATATCATCACTAGACGACAAGCTGACCACATGTGAGAGTAACAACTCCATTTGGTTTTTTGCTGTTCCTAGTGGCTATTCAATCATTCAGATTGATTGATCAAATACTTCCAGTAAGTCGAAACTTAACAAAACCACTTAAAGTTGCAACAAGATTAAGAGAAGAAATAATTGATATAATGCAGTATTAGTCTTGCGTACAATTTCTAATTCAATTATTGCAGGAAGACAAGAGGACTGAGCAGAAGAAGTACATGTAAAGCTACTCACAATGTCAAAGTTGTAAATCTAGGAATGAGTGTGGAAACAGGCAAAAATATTACTTTTATTGTATTAATTTTAACTGTTATATCTTATGCATTTGGTTCTTTCACAGACGAATTAAATCTTATTACATTAGCTAGGATTTTTTTATCGTCAACTTTTATATATATAGCTTTGGATTTTGCGTATCATTTCTTTATTCGTCCTAAGCCTTAAGTTTTTTGGTTTAGAGGCAACAACAAGAACTTA
This portion of the Cohnella abietis genome encodes:
- a CDS encoding DUF2247 family protein; this encodes MGQILHLFNVYNIPVEWLTIYVGRKLGYLQTKEINEYSIQSILDNPNLNDRILDLSWETDELVLEEMLSEVVGGCNETSEEWQLELKKFRYIQLKELEKNAISKELLIRKIAEIYADFGYPQEMEKFIYYMPATDGFNPQAHSSEENLDRLLEFFKEFLLEEASEITI
- a CDS encoding response regulator transcription factor, producing the protein MFNVLLVDDEANVLESMENLVPWADHGVGKVFKAASGAEALAVMEGNIIDIVISDINMPEMSGLELVKQIKDRWKRARCILLTGHADFEYARQAISHNIAGYLLKPISDDEIVASLQMVTEQIRLEVNEENTYQRAVQALRENLPRLRGELLFGLLQGSRMSPEKLVRRMELLELEIKEKDSFALMLIRLEEELTDYDYQSMSLLEYAIGNMAEEIFGDRFQLWTTKDLHDYMVFVVTVKDGKKLDSDDSLLQRLAAQLQQSVKHYLKSKISVLNSRWGHFPSELAPQYQKAVCAFRSQIGSEREMFTSMTGDDASQSEVGSLLRLYELPLLHHLLEAGNWQAVEKKLDSVLEELDEKWVRSKEYIVTTFFSLYSSFGQFAHKSRIELSEIIGSDLVGTDDLLPARSVQALRRWAHQTLGKIREHSELVTASSRDTTIKRIQDFVQQNLNGDVSLQKIADDLGTHPVHVSRVYKLEKGENLSEYITRLKMEKAAHLLMASTDKIYEISLELGYLNPNYFIKVFKKYYGLTPQDYRQRR
- a CDS encoding mannitol dehydrogenase family protein; the protein is MKAIIFGGGKIARGFIAHLLYLSKAEIVFVDVNEQLVSMLNNRDHYRVHIMGADHKSADIKGFSGLSLSDAEGIAKVWEEADVAFTSVGGKNLSALAKSMAAAFALRCQKPFTKPFQIITCENWKRPAAELKLEVRKHLTDDQIQLFDQWVGIAEAAVMRSAVEPPQALIDADPLCVCVQDHWELPVDLDAVVGEPPEIEHVRYISQFGGFLERKIFTNNTGNATISYLGNLKKHLLVSDAANDADIEQLLDVVYGETGKALSAEYGIPLPEQIEFAHKAKKKYQDANIVDYVERHARDPIRKLGPEDRLVGAARLAERHGIEPMGIATAIAAALYYDQPSDPFAVVLKERRESEGVVNVMTDICGIAEDEPLGKLVQSRIVWLQMKGWISI
- a CDS encoding transaldolase family protein, producing MEFYLDTANIEEIKEAGNLGFLDGVTTNPSILAKEGENPESRIKEIANYVPGKIWCQVTAETADEMYEQARTMNSWVKHAVIKLPMTPNGLSAAARLVQQGIEVNMTLVYSLPQVLLAAKAGVTYISPYVGRIDDLGWDGQRFIQEALDTLQKLGSTTKVIAASIRSPQVVVDLAVSGVHAVTMQYGVLQAMFRSPMTDIGLASFQADWNGLQAKLNG
- a CDS encoding xylulokinase is translated as MTTRTKAVLSLDIGSSSCKAALIDAQGRFLAESSAAYRIHNVKEGWFNQNPDEIWEGASKAIRGLFVGQAGSDNKGQIAVAALCLSSQIGSYMLVDRDNKPLTDFLSWMDTRAVVESEEMKKAFTEAELRSQLGMDIPVGPNWVIPKLRWFNRHHPDLLERASLVVQPKEWVIWNLTGSWMSDQTSAKGCVHQQSLKPASKLLEWAGAGPDIVPPIGLPHDIAGTLIPAVADRLGLPSGIPVVLGWNDMSAALLGLAGLPDRLTGFDITGTSEHVGLIEPGLFSPVPKYVEGMNWVPLGETHRVIYGVTSTGGQALKWFVEQIDQYGKNDINSSVDYDTILRQAGSISAGSEGLLFLPYLSGERSPWWNPAARGVFFGLNPSHDRSHMARAVMEGVGYALCTMIDRLPVKPANMLVAGGSSRNRLWNQIKANQIGVPFSRLETTEAGCLGAAILAAYALGWYSSLRETGNQMIRIAETYEPDRSVSSIYEEGYGRFVDLYHALVPVFSRESSNRDIGGSSQ
- a CDS encoding mannitol dehydrogenase family protein → MAANERMDFNMSMSATNDKKAVIIGAGQTGRGFTARMVASSDYRISFIDTSEELVSQLNEDGAYTIHYYNKGLPPVRIANVSAYLAGTEEAVEEVATSRLTFTAIGESNLPTLVELLVKASLLRKGLGIHGPLNVITCENGTAPGNVLRKALKAANSSVESDIIIAESAIFCTTVNLSETRLDILSENYPELPYDGEVLTGDLGIPCLVPTERFPLLLQRKIFTYNCISACVTYLGAFKAYDIYAEAANDPDVSYLLDRLAEPLNQALSVKLGFDLEDQHQFSKRAVAKFSDYTIVDYVDKNARDVARKLGPTDRLIAPAQMILETGGDPSVLALVIAAALHYAKREREASTTASTSTEEFDFAAVLMKWSGLSSEHPLMPRVTHYYDELEQIGRGSGKDWTKLIGGI